Proteins from a genomic interval of Collinsella sp. zg1085:
- a CDS encoding C40 family peptidase → MKRTTQCRRVVPVAVLAGLMAFVSPIAPVAYAETASSSQLSSQLAEAQKKLDTLSRNLEIAAAQAEETEYQLSETTDQIEALKAEIAAKEAKAEQAQGSVADIMRGQYKDGATTLIDILFSSRDFSELTSRLFYANRTAEANNNKINEVNELVSALNTQRDELSKKEQELKDLHEEQLKTAKALEASQREAESYVNGLSSELQAALAAEREAKAAEQRARAEAAAQAAAQQANTASQTAAPAQGTALAPGNNASPAAQSNTSASNAATGSNSSTSSSGGSSSATSLDGGTASTIISAAKAQLGLPYSYGASNPGVSFDCSGLTKYAYAQAGISIPHSSRAQYQRVVAAGNLKTSTSSLSAGDLVFYQQGGTIYHVAIYIGGGQVVHANGYGQGVVITGVTFDGGFCGGGSPI, encoded by the coding sequence ATGAAACGTACCACTCAATGCCGCCGTGTTGTTCCGGTGGCTGTTCTTGCGGGTTTGATGGCTTTTGTTAGCCCGATAGCACCTGTTGCTTATGCAGAGACTGCTTCTAGCTCACAGTTGAGCTCACAGCTTGCTGAGGCTCAAAAAAAGCTTGATACTCTTAGCCGTAATCTTGAAATTGCTGCTGCTCAGGCAGAAGAAACTGAGTATCAGCTTTCAGAAACCACCGACCAAATTGAGGCGCTTAAAGCCGAGATTGCCGCCAAAGAGGCAAAAGCAGAACAGGCTCAGGGTTCTGTTGCCGATATTATGCGCGGTCAATATAAAGATGGCGCAACTACGCTGATTGATATTTTGTTCTCGTCACGAGATTTTAGTGAGCTTACCTCTCGTTTGTTTTATGCCAATCGTACAGCTGAGGCAAACAATAACAAAATTAACGAGGTTAATGAGTTGGTGAGCGCACTCAACACCCAGCGTGATGAACTTAGTAAAAAAGAGCAAGAGCTTAAAGACTTGCATGAAGAGCAGCTCAAAACCGCAAAAGCGCTAGAGGCTTCTCAACGAGAGGCTGAGTCTTACGTTAACGGCCTATCCTCTGAGCTGCAGGCGGCGCTTGCAGCCGAGCGTGAGGCTAAGGCTGCTGAGCAGCGGGCTCGTGCTGAGGCAGCGGCTCAGGCTGCAGCTCAACAGGCAAACACCGCCTCGCAAACTGCCGCGCCTGCTCAGGGTACAGCTTTGGCACCAGGTAACAATGCAAGCCCTGCTGCGCAGTCAAATACGAGTGCCAGCAACGCTGCTACAGGCTCAAACTCAAGTACATCAAGTTCAGGCGGCTCAAGCTCTGCAACAAGTCTTGATGGCGGTACTGCGTCTACCATCATTTCTGCTGCAAAGGCACAGCTTGGTCTGCCATATTCGTATGGTGCTTCAAACCCAGGTGTTTCTTTTGACTGTTCAGGTCTAACCAAATATGCCTACGCGCAGGCCGGTATTTCAATCCCACATTCATCGCGTGCTCAGTATCAGCGGGTGGTTGCTGCTGGCAATCTCAAAACCTCGACCTCTTCTTTAAGCGCAGGAGATTTGGTCTTCTATCAGCAGGGTGGTACCATCTATCACGTTGCTATCTACATTGGTGGCGGTCAGGTTGTGCACGCTAATGGTTATGGCCAGGGCGTAGTTATTACGGGCGTAACCTTTGATGGTGGTTTCTGCGGTGGTGGCTCACCCATTTAG
- the uvrC gene encoding excinuclease ABC subunit UvrC, translating to MDTSISQGLNKEGLPVQSIVAARTATPGDLSLLAEQVAQVPTDPGCYLWRNAEGEVIYVGKAKNLRARMRQYVTLSDDREKIPLMMQLVASFDYLVVDTEHEALVLERNLIAQYHPYFNVDFKDDKSYPYIALTKGDMFPAIKYTRERHKSHTRYFGPYTDSRAARETIDTLRKVIPICSATCAEWRRVRRMLERQLEDAQVIQMICAQKGRPCFDYHVGRGPGVCVGACTPEEYKQIVRRVEHFLSGHRSEVVHELTDEMQLAASELDFERAGRIKRRLDVVRGLDDRQQVDFASSIDIDLVGFYREETIAGACVFCVREGRTIRSVEFILNKGFDVSEVELVEGFLKRYYEETADIPAEIDVGIDLPDADVIAQWLTEKRGRSTRIHRPQRGEKHHLMETCERNAHHALMRYMMRTGYADERTNQALLQLESALALPQAPMRIECFDISTLHGAFTVASMVVFTNGRADTSQYRRFKIQAELSEANDFLSMQEVLGRRFAPERMADERFGKRPDLLVVDGGKPQLSAAISQLKELGLDIPVCGLAKSDEEVFVPWDDTPVVLPTGSASLYLIKQVRDESHRFAITFHRELRDKAMTVSVLDEVSGVGPARKRALMKHFGSMKRLKAASVEEIAEVPGVSMLVARAVFDTLRASQQAITT from the coding sequence ATGGATACATCTATCTCGCAAGGTCTTAATAAAGAAGGCCTGCCTGTGCAATCAATTGTTGCTGCGCGCACGGCAACGCCTGGTGATTTGTCATTGCTTGCTGAGCAGGTGGCACAGGTTCCAACGGACCCTGGTTGCTATCTGTGGCGCAATGCCGAGGGTGAAGTAATCTATGTTGGCAAGGCAAAAAACTTGCGTGCCCGCATGCGTCAATATGTAACGCTTTCTGATGACCGCGAGAAAATCCCCCTCATGATGCAGCTGGTTGCCAGCTTTGATTATCTGGTAGTTGATACCGAGCATGAGGCTTTGGTACTTGAGCGTAATTTAATTGCTCAATATCACCCTTACTTTAACGTGGACTTCAAAGACGATAAGTCCTATCCCTATATTGCCCTTACAAAAGGGGATATGTTTCCGGCGATAAAGTATACGCGCGAGCGTCATAAGTCTCATACACGCTATTTTGGTCCGTATACCGACTCACGAGCAGCGAGAGAAACTATTGATACCCTGCGCAAGGTTATTCCTATTTGTTCTGCTACCTGCGCTGAGTGGCGACGTGTGCGCCGTATGCTTGAGCGTCAACTAGAAGATGCTCAGGTAATACAGATGATATGCGCACAAAAGGGTCGACCGTGTTTTGATTATCATGTAGGGCGGGGTCCTGGGGTTTGTGTAGGAGCCTGCACACCGGAGGAGTATAAACAAATCGTGCGGCGTGTTGAGCACTTTTTATCGGGGCACCGCTCAGAGGTAGTGCATGAGCTCACCGATGAAATGCAGCTAGCAGCATCAGAGCTTGATTTTGAGCGCGCGGGACGCATCAAGCGCCGCTTAGATGTGGTGCGTGGTTTGGACGACCGGCAGCAGGTCGATTTTGCCTCCTCAATAGATATTGACCTTGTGGGCTTTTATCGTGAAGAAACAATTGCTGGTGCCTGCGTGTTTTGTGTGCGCGAAGGACGCACGATTCGCTCAGTTGAGTTTATTCTCAACAAGGGTTTTGATGTTAGCGAAGTTGAGCTTGTTGAGGGCTTTCTTAAGCGCTATTACGAAGAAACGGCTGATATTCCAGCAGAAATTGATGTAGGTATTGATTTGCCTGACGCTGATGTAATCGCTCAGTGGCTCACAGAAAAACGTGGGCGTTCTACTCGCATTCATCGCCCTCAGCGCGGTGAGAAACACCATCTCATGGAGACCTGCGAGCGCAATGCGCACCACGCTCTTATGCGCTACATGATGCGAACCGGCTATGCTGATGAGCGCACCAATCAGGCCTTGTTACAACTTGAAAGTGCATTGGCACTGCCTCAAGCACCTATGCGTATTGAATGTTTTGACATTTCAACCTTGCATGGCGCATTTACCGTTGCATCTATGGTGGTCTTTACCAACGGACGAGCTGATACCTCCCAGTATCGTCGCTTTAAGATTCAAGCTGAACTGAGCGAGGCAAATGACTTTCTTTCCATGCAAGAGGTATTAGGAAGACGTTTTGCTCCAGAGCGCATGGCAGATGAACGCTTTGGAAAGCGCCCTGACTTGCTTGTGGTAGACGGTGGCAAGCCGCAGCTTTCGGCTGCTATTTCTCAGTTAAAAGAGCTGGGTTTAGACATTCCGGTTTGCGGTCTTGCAAAAAGCGATGAAGAGGTTTTTGTACCCTGGGATGATACTCCGGTGGTCTTGCCCACCGGCTCGGCATCACTGTATCTTATCAAGCAGGTACGCGACGAGTCTCATCGTTTTGCAATCACCTTTCACCGTGAACTGCGCGATAAAGCAATGACGGTTTCGGTGCTCGATGAGGTGTCAGGTGTAGGTCCTGCTCGCAAACGTGCATTAATGAAACATTTTGGGTCGATGAAGCGTCTAAAAGCGGCCTCGGTAGAAGAAATTGCAGAGGTGCCAGGTGTTTCTATGCTTGTTGCTCGTGCTGTTTTTGATACGCTGCGCGCATCTCAGCAAGCAATCACAACATAG
- a CDS encoding metal ABC transporter substrate-binding protein, translating into MKKTILALVSVVCLSLGLLSGCSNAKNPAAMSGSASAEHSAKLKVVTTIFPEYDWIRNILGEQLDNTEVSMLLDNGVDLHSYKPSAADIKKIVESDVFVYVGGESDEWVNDVLKQVSNKKQVVVNLMELMGERAKLEETVEGMEGEHDHDHDGAEEDHTYDNHDAHDQDADEHEDEAEYDEHVWLSLKHAQHLVQGIANALGTADPSHAQMYTRNAKTYNKELQQLSDDYQKAVDGATQKTLLFADRFPFRYLVDDYGLSYYAAFSGCSAESEASFETIRFLADKTDELGLKTLLTIEHASPAIAETVRANTKTKNQTIAVMDSLQSTTAADVEAGANYLKTMKDNLEVLKAALA; encoded by the coding sequence ATGAAAAAAACTATTCTGGCACTCGTGTCCGTCGTGTGCCTATCTCTCGGACTCTTGAGCGGTTGCTCAAACGCGAAAAACCCAGCAGCTATGTCTGGCTCTGCTTCTGCAGAGCATTCAGCAAAGCTAAAAGTTGTAACTACTATTTTCCCCGAGTATGACTGGATAAGAAATATCTTAGGAGAGCAGCTCGACAACACTGAGGTATCAATGTTGCTAGATAACGGAGTTGACCTTCATAGTTATAAGCCAAGCGCTGCAGATATTAAAAAAATTGTCGAGAGCGATGTGTTTGTGTATGTGGGCGGTGAGTCTGACGAATGGGTTAATGACGTATTGAAGCAGGTGAGCAATAAAAAACAGGTCGTGGTAAATCTTATGGAGCTCATGGGAGAGCGTGCTAAGCTCGAAGAAACAGTTGAGGGTATGGAAGGTGAGCACGACCACGACCATGATGGCGCCGAAGAAGACCATACCTACGACAATCATGATGCTCACGACCAAGACGCTGACGAGCATGAAGACGAAGCAGAATATGATGAGCATGTGTGGCTATCACTCAAGCATGCGCAGCATCTGGTTCAAGGTATTGCAAACGCCCTTGGTACTGCTGACCCTTCTCATGCTCAAATGTATACCCGCAACGCAAAAACATACAATAAAGAACTCCAACAGCTTTCTGATGACTATCAAAAAGCCGTTGATGGAGCTACTCAAAAAACGCTTCTGTTTGCCGACCGCTTTCCCTTCCGCTATTTGGTTGACGACTATGGTCTGAGCTACTACGCAGCATTCTCGGGTTGCTCGGCAGAGTCTGAAGCAAGTTTTGAGACCATTCGGTTCTTAGCTGATAAAACCGATGAACTTGGTCTTAAAACACTGTTAACCATCGAACACGCTTCACCAGCAATCGCAGAAACGGTGCGCGCGAATACCAAGACAAAAAATCAAACGATTGCGGTCATGGATTCGCTCCAGTCAACAACTGCTGCAGATGTCGAGGCTGGTGCGAACTATCTTAAGACTATGAAGGATAATCTTGAGGTACTCAAAGCGGCACTTGCTTAG
- a CDS encoding metal ABC transporter ATP-binding protein, giving the protein MQVVSCQNLVLGYGHHRIVGPINFELERGSYLSIVGPNGSGKSSFLKVLVGLAKPLEGSLKIHSDSAQTSCAYLPQRARIQDDFPVTVQEVVAMGFAAHHRFWLRLGTEQRHRLHHALTQVGLEDAAKTSFKTLSGGQQQRVLLARALCMNSDMLVLDEPTTGLDPEAAASLYALLHSLHEQKTTIVMVSHDVAPAVEHATHVLVMGATPTYMQAETYRVMMAGGGKTCNGQ; this is encoded by the coding sequence ATGCAAGTAGTTTCTTGCCAAAATCTTGTGCTGGGTTATGGACATCATCGCATTGTTGGCCCTATAAACTTTGAGCTTGAGCGTGGTAGCTATCTTAGTATTGTGGGGCCAAACGGCTCAGGTAAGTCGAGTTTTCTAAAAGTGCTGGTTGGTCTTGCCAAGCCATTGGAAGGAAGCCTTAAGATACATAGTGATAGCGCGCAAACAAGCTGCGCTTATTTGCCGCAGCGAGCACGCATACAAGATGATTTTCCGGTTACGGTGCAAGAGGTTGTTGCAATGGGTTTTGCAGCTCATCACAGGTTTTGGCTCCGTTTAGGTACAGAGCAGCGTCATCGTCTCCACCACGCTTTGACACAGGTTGGCCTGGAAGACGCTGCAAAAACATCATTTAAGACCCTTTCAGGAGGACAGCAGCAGCGCGTGTTGCTGGCGCGTGCGCTTTGTATGAACTCAGATATGCTGGTTCTTGATGAACCAACAACAGGCCTCGATCCTGAGGCGGCGGCAAGTCTTTACGCGCTCCTACATTCTCTGCATGAGCAAAAAACCACTATTGTGATGGTGTCACATGATGTTGCACCGGCGGTCGAGCATGCAACGCATGTTCTTGTTATGGGGGCTACACCAACGTATATGCAGGCTGAAACGTATCGAGTGATGATGGCAGGAGGTGGGAAGACATGCAATGGGCAATAA
- a CDS encoding metal ABC transporter permease, whose amino-acid sequence MQWAINQLISYLQFPFVQYALVVGVLIALCSSLLGTSLVLRRLSFIGDGLSHVAFGVLSLATVVHLTNSMLLTLPVTVACAVLLLGRGARAQVKGDAAITMLSVGALAFGYIVINLFSASANVAGDVCTTLFGSVSILTLSASDVIWCAMLSLMVVISFVVLYPKLLAASFDEDAARVSGIAIERLNFVMAIIIGVVIVVSMRLVGSLLVSALVVFPALSAMRVCKSFLGVTIFAAICSVLCALLGMLVSILAGTPVGPTIVSVDAAVFLLTSLVSVIGGLRA is encoded by the coding sequence ATGCAATGGGCAATAAACCAGCTTATAAGCTATCTTCAATTCCCCTTTGTACAATATGCGCTGGTAGTTGGTGTATTGATTGCACTGTGTTCATCGCTATTGGGAACGAGCCTTGTGCTCAGACGGCTCTCGTTTATAGGAGACGGTCTTTCGCATGTAGCTTTTGGTGTTCTCTCTCTAGCAACTGTTGTGCATCTTACTAATTCAATGCTCTTGACACTGCCGGTTACCGTTGCGTGTGCCGTGTTGCTGTTAGGTCGTGGTGCGCGTGCACAGGTGAAAGGTGATGCAGCTATTACCATGCTCTCGGTGGGAGCTCTTGCCTTTGGCTATATTGTTATCAATCTCTTTTCAGCTTCTGCAAACGTGGCAGGCGATGTTTGTACAACCTTGTTTGGGTCTGTTTCTATTCTTACCCTTTCGGCGAGCGATGTTATATGGTGTGCGATGTTGTCGTTGATGGTGGTAATTAGTTTTGTGGTGCTCTATCCAAAGCTTTTAGCTGCTTCTTTTGATGAAGATGCAGCACGGGTTTCAGGAATCGCGATTGAGCGTTTGAATTTTGTCATGGCAATCATTATCGGTGTGGTTATAGTGGTATCCATGCGCCTTGTCGGCTCGCTGTTGGTGTCGGCTCTTGTGGTGTTTCCCGCTCTGTCTGCCATGCGTGTTTGCAAAAGCTTTTTGGGTGTAACTATTTTTGCGGCCATATGCTCGGTATTGTGTGCTTTGCTAGGTATGTTAGTGTCTATTTTAGCTGGAACCCCAGTAGGTCCTACTATCGTAAGTGTTGATGCGGCGGTATTTTTACTCACATCACTGGTATCTGTGATAGGGGGATTGCGCGCATGA
- a CDS encoding flavodoxin, whose protein sequence is MSKVAVIFWSGTGNTEALAGFIGDGVAEAGGEAEVIQVSDFDTSSLDAYDAFALGCPAMGSEELEYDEFEPFWNEVKGELGDKKVALFGSYEWADGEWMDTWKADAADAGVNVVDTLICYDAPDAEAEAGAKTLATKLV, encoded by the coding sequence ATGAGCAAAGTAGCAGTTATTTTTTGGAGTGGCACCGGTAATACCGAAGCGCTCGCAGGCTTCATTGGAGACGGTGTTGCTGAGGCTGGTGGAGAGGCTGAGGTAATTCAGGTTTCTGACTTTGATACATCAAGTTTGGATGCCTACGATGCATTTGCCCTTGGTTGCCCGGCAATGGGTTCTGAGGAGCTTGAATATGATGAGTTTGAACCCTTCTGGAACGAAGTCAAAGGCGAGCTTGGCGATAAAAAGGTTGCCCTCTTTGGTAGCTATGAATGGGCTGACGGTGAGTGGATGGATACGTGGAAAGCCGATGCTGCTGATGCTGGCGTTAATGTAGTAGATACCCTCATCTGCTATGACGCTCCTGATGCCGAGGCTGAGGCTGGCGCAAAGACACTTGCCACCAAGCTGGTCTAA
- a CDS encoding DUF3793 family protein — MQSIDASALEAAIVRNAAPTITGIMPANLFTFPGHFVAANTQYSSDSTTASESTITAASEAHTAREALIKAVINWNTALTHTGIELTVLVWRSCGALILIYRRNVLERFLAQTNIQRALKQAGYPSTTLDACLGEMAKRLAARGKWSVNAYSSNGVGNCLLGYAPREQNTCENCTHLRCAFPHEIGYFLGYPPHDVESFITEKGKNFRLLGPWKVYHDIPRAAAMFARIRQCTNWCKERYQRGDRLHELVQAYV, encoded by the coding sequence ATGCAAAGCATTGATGCATCAGCACTTGAAGCAGCAATTGTTCGCAACGCTGCCCCCACTATCACAGGCATTATGCCAGCTAACCTCTTTACGTTTCCCGGACACTTTGTTGCTGCGAACACGCAATATAGTTCTGATAGCACTACCGCATCTGAGTCCACTATCACTGCAGCGAGCGAGGCACACACGGCGCGCGAAGCGCTCATCAAGGCGGTCATAAACTGGAATACAGCTTTGACACATACTGGCATTGAGCTCACGGTTCTCGTTTGGCGCAGCTGCGGAGCACTTATACTCATCTACCGGCGCAATGTACTCGAACGCTTCCTTGCTCAAACAAACATTCAACGAGCACTCAAGCAGGCCGGCTATCCCAGCACCACACTTGACGCGTGTCTTGGCGAAATGGCAAAGCGTCTTGCCGCGCGCGGCAAATGGTCAGTGAACGCCTATAGTTCAAACGGTGTGGGCAACTGCTTGTTAGGATATGCTCCACGCGAGCAAAACACCTGTGAGAACTGTACGCACCTGCGCTGCGCATTTCCTCATGAGATTGGATACTTTCTGGGGTATCCGCCGCACGACGTTGAAAGCTTTATTACTGAAAAAGGTAAAAATTTTCGACTCTTGGGACCCTGGAAGGTCTACCATGACATCCCCCGCGCAGCGGCAATGTTTGCGCGTATTAGACAGTGCACCAACTGGTGCAAAGAACGCTATCAACGCGGCGACCGGTTGCACGAGCTGGTTCAAGCGTATGTATAG
- a CDS encoding DNA repair protein has protein sequence MTTQRTYICIDLKSFYASVECADRGLDPFTTKLVVADPTRGEKTICLAVSPALKALGISGRPRIFELPRGINYIKARPRMRRYMEVSAQIYGIYLEYMSADDIHIYSIDECFIDATSYLKLYQTDAVSFAQTLMHAVLERTGIHAAAGIGENLFLAKVALDITAKHTPQGISELTPESFRKHIWPHRPITDIWGIGKGIATRLAAYHVYDLMGIAALNPDILYKEFGVNAEYLIDHAHGKEPVSIAEIKAYKPRETSMVSGQTLMRDYTYDEALIIVREMLDAQVLSLVEKGLVAAQISLFVGYSKHGLARAGAYIPTHGGGQRKLLQKTNSRRRLWVILESLYKETVSPSCLIRRISIGFKGLLPETYADVDLFTDIASEAREHNLAQVVNTIKGRYGANALLRGTSFKPGATGRERNEQVGGHHA, from the coding sequence ATGACAACACAGCGGACTTATATTTGCATTGACCTAAAAAGCTTTTACGCTTCAGTTGAATGTGCTGATAGAGGGCTTGACCCTTTTACCACCAAGTTAGTAGTTGCCGACCCAACTCGCGGCGAAAAAACCATCTGCCTTGCCGTAAGCCCTGCCTTAAAAGCCTTAGGCATTTCTGGGCGACCACGCATCTTTGAGTTGCCACGCGGGATAAACTACATTAAGGCGCGACCTCGCATGCGCCGCTATATGGAGGTTTCAGCGCAAATTTATGGCATCTACCTTGAGTATATGAGTGCCGATGATATACATATCTATTCCATTGATGAGTGCTTTATTGATGCCACGTCCTATCTCAAGCTCTATCAAACCGATGCTGTAAGTTTTGCACAAACGCTTATGCATGCCGTGCTTGAGCGCACGGGCATTCACGCAGCGGCTGGCATTGGTGAAAACCTCTTTTTGGCTAAGGTGGCACTTGATATTACTGCCAAGCACACACCACAAGGCATCAGCGAACTCACGCCCGAGAGCTTTAGAAAACACATCTGGCCACACCGTCCTATCACAGATATTTGGGGCATTGGCAAAGGCATTGCCACACGTCTAGCTGCGTATCACGTGTATGACCTTATGGGGATTGCTGCGCTTAACCCAGATATTTTGTATAAAGAGTTTGGTGTTAATGCTGAATATCTCATTGACCATGCGCACGGGAAAGAACCGGTAAGCATTGCTGAGATTAAAGCCTATAAGCCGCGCGAAACCTCAATGGTAAGCGGACAAACCCTCATGCGTGATTATACCTATGACGAGGCACTGATTATTGTGCGTGAGATGCTGGATGCACAGGTATTATCACTTGTAGAAAAAGGCCTTGTAGCAGCCCAAATATCTTTATTTGTTGGCTATAGCAAGCACGGTTTAGCGCGCGCAGGAGCGTATATACCAACGCACGGCGGCGGACAGCGCAAGCTTTTACAAAAAACTAACTCGCGGCGGCGCCTCTGGGTGATTCTTGAATCCTTGTATAAAGAAACAGTCTCCCCTTCATGCTTAATTAGGCGTATCAGCATAGGTTTTAAAGGATTACTCCCTGAGACATATGCCGATGTTGATTTATTTACTGATATTGCATCTGAGGCGCGCGAACACAATCTTGCTCAGGTTGTCAACACCATCAAGGGGCGCTATGGAGCTAATGCGCTTTTGCGTGGTACCAGCTTTAAGCCAGGTGCCACCGGACGCGAACGCAACGAGCAGGTAGGAGGACACCATGCCTAG
- a CDS encoding phosphatase PAP2 family protein, with the protein MEGQPNKTGLEMPVIARGFMARVRANTRMLIMVVSAAIFLFLLYQVHKYDVLRMDSLAYGLIVAKLRQPWLTPVMEGFSALASPVVLMVLLLVIAAFAPGKRPGWCCAINLGLAVLLNVGIKMLVQRPRPVGFRLIEETGFSFPSGHSMASMAFFGLIVWLIWHYEADKRQRVLLSGAFSLLILMIGISRIYLGVHYASDVLAGFVAALLWLGLYTRLAVPLFGLPPRDNKRLVGVSSFSVEREGVRIEKEPRA; encoded by the coding sequence ATGGAAGGTCAGCCTAACAAGACCGGTCTTGAGATGCCCGTCATCGCTCGTGGGTTTATGGCGCGTGTGCGTGCTAATACACGCATGCTAATCATGGTGGTTTCTGCTGCCATATTTTTATTTCTGCTCTATCAGGTGCATAAATATGACGTACTTCGCATGGATAGCCTTGCATATGGATTGATTGTGGCAAAGTTGCGCCAACCGTGGCTCACTCCGGTTATGGAGGGATTTTCTGCGCTTGCCTCACCGGTTGTGCTGATGGTGCTGCTGCTGGTCATTGCAGCTTTTGCCCCGGGTAAGCGCCCGGGTTGGTGTTGTGCTATCAATCTTGGGCTTGCCGTGCTACTAAATGTTGGCATCAAAATGCTAGTACAGCGTCCGCGCCCGGTTGGATTTCGCCTTATCGAAGAGACTGGTTTTAGCTTTCCATCAGGTCATTCAATGGCGTCTATGGCGTTTTTTGGTTTGATTGTTTGGCTTATATGGCACTATGAAGCAGATAAACGTCAGCGGGTCTTGCTATCTGGAGCATTTAGCCTGCTTATCCTCATGATTGGTATCAGTAGAATCTATCTGGGCGTGCACTATGCAAGTGACGTTTTGGCGGGTTTTGTGGCAGCGCTCTTATGGCTTGGCTTGTATACGCGCTTGGCTGTTCCCTTATTTGGTTTGCCGCCTCGTGATAACAAGCGACTTGTTGGGGTCTCGTCGTTCTCTGTTGAGCGCGAGGGCGTTAGAATAGAAAAGGAACCACGCGCCTAA